The Primulina eburnea isolate SZY01 chromosome 13, ASM2296580v1, whole genome shotgun sequence genome includes a region encoding these proteins:
- the LOC140810841 gene encoding uncharacterized protein, with protein sequence MSNPDFDFDFDFEALRDLHDSVNDLLHSSATKLEIINHGSQKRAYEVSEASLKMADSCGAAKDLLLLAKDHLQHLQFAFRRVSATTESDNAGNQLARYRLPRKQLKKAILKRIHSIKGVKNEYLAAATDDPNLALVVNLLNEVLVTILSIVKSLTSLISTPNLQEGRSTRMEMFKLKLTRVDSLIIWGKYDAAAIQSALKRLEAVEVVVEDLEGELEQMFRRLIRTRASLLNIITS encoded by the coding sequence ATGTCGAATCccgattttgattttgattttgattttgaagcactgagaGATTTACACGATTCGGTGAACGATCTGCTGCATTCTTCGGCGACCAAGCTAGAAATAATCAACCATGGGAGTCAGAAACGGGCGTACGAGGTCTCCGAGGCGTCGCTGAAAATGGCGGACTCGTGCGGCGCCGCGAAGGATCTCCTCCTCTTGGCCAAGGACCACCTGCAGCACCTGCAATTCGCATTCCGCCGTGTATCCGCCACCACCGAATCGGATAACGCGGGGAATCAGTTGGCGCGGTATCGCCTCCCTAGGAAGCAGCTGAAGAAGGCGATCTTAAAGCGGATTCACTCGATCAAAGGGGTGAAAAACGAGTATCTCGCCGCCgcaacggacgatccgaacctggcCTTGGTCGTGAATCTGCTGAATGAAGTGCTGGTCACCATTTTGTCCATCGTGAAATCACTGACCTCGTTGATTTCCACACCAAACCTGCAGGAGGGGAGATCAACACGTATGGAGATGTTCAAGCTGAAACTGACGAGGGTCGACAGTTTGATAATTTGGGGAAAGTACGACGCGGCGGCGATCCAATCGGCGTTGAAGAGGCTGGAGGCGGTGGAAGTGGTGGTGGAGGATTTGGAAGGAGAGTTAGAGCAGATGTTTAGGCGGTTGATTAGAACAAGAGCTTCACTTCTCAACATCATCACCAGCTAG